Proteins from a single region of Leptolyngbyaceae cyanobacterium:
- a CDS encoding DUF1636 domain-containing protein, with protein sequence MKTQQHILFVCKTCATIWQDGKPQGKSGGQQLLENLNQLHQNWQLRDNFSIQEVSCMSACSNSCTVSFVAPGKYTYLFGNLPAENSAAAVLECAAQYYAKPDGSLPWSERPEPLKKGILAKIPPTNQF encoded by the coding sequence ATGAAAACGCAACAACACATTTTGTTTGTTTGCAAAACTTGCGCCACCATTTGGCAAGATGGTAAACCTCAAGGTAAAAGCGGCGGTCAACAACTCCTAGAAAACCTCAACCAACTTCACCAAAATTGGCAATTAAGAGATAATTTCTCAATTCAAGAAGTTAGCTGTATGAGTGCTTGTAGCAACTCATGTACGGTATCGTTCGTCGCACCAGGAAAATACACTTATTTATTTGGCAATTTACCCGCTGAAAATAGCGCCGCCGCCGTACTAGAATGTGCCGCTCAATACTATGCTAAACCCGATGGTTCCCTTCCTTGGTCGGAACGACCAGAACCATTAAAAAAAGGCATATTAGCTAAAATTCCACCAACCAATCAATTTTAG
- the cobW gene encoding cobalamin biosynthesis protein CobW: MAGKIPVTVITGFLGSGKTTLIRQMLQNNQGRRIAVLVNEFGELGIDGELLRSCQVCDEEDNAADNIVELTNGCLCCTVQEEFLPTMQKLLRRKDKLDCILIETSGLALPKPLIQAFRWPEIRTGATVDGVITVVDCEAVSIGTLASDLTALNAQRQADPNLDHETPIEELFEDQLACADLVLLSKVDRVDGETKNQVEDWLKQQLPPAVKIVPCQQGDISPELLLGFNASVEDNLDSRPSHHDEEEDHEHDDQINSVHFLLDKAFEPQILVDKLQNLIKEWEIYRIKGFVAVPNKSMRLVLQGVGDRIEYFYDRPWQPNELRETRLVAIGRALEKIQIESALLETV; the protein is encoded by the coding sequence ATGGCTGGCAAAATACCCGTGACTGTGATTACTGGCTTTCTTGGTAGCGGCAAAACCACTTTAATTCGCCAAATGCTACAAAATAATCAAGGCCGTCGCATAGCAGTTTTAGTCAACGAATTTGGTGAATTGGGAATTGATGGAGAATTGCTGCGTTCCTGTCAAGTTTGCGATGAGGAAGACAATGCAGCCGACAATATTGTAGAACTCACAAATGGTTGTCTTTGCTGCACCGTACAAGAAGAATTTCTTCCTACTATGCAAAAACTTTTACGCCGCAAAGACAAATTAGATTGCATACTAATTGAAACTTCTGGATTAGCTTTACCAAAACCATTAATTCAAGCATTTCGGTGGCCGGAAATTCGCACTGGTGCTACCGTAGATGGTGTAATAACGGTCGTAGACTGCGAAGCCGTATCAATCGGTACTCTTGCTAGCGACCTCACCGCTTTAAATGCTCAACGACAAGCCGATCCCAATTTAGATCACGAAACACCAATCGAAGAACTTTTTGAAGATCAATTAGCTTGTGCTGATTTGGTTTTGTTGAGCAAAGTCGATCGAGTAGACGGGGAAACCAAAAATCAGGTTGAGGATTGGCTGAAACAGCAATTACCGCCTGCTGTGAAAATTGTTCCCTGCCAACAAGGAGATATTAGTCCAGAATTGTTGTTAGGATTTAATGCCTCTGTAGAAGATAATTTAGATAGCCGTCCCAGCCATCATGATGAGGAAGAAGACCACGAACACGATGACCAAATTAACTCGGTTCACTTTCTTTTAGATAAGGCTTTTGAGCCACAAATATTGGTGGATAAGTTGCAAAATCTAATCAAAGAATGGGAAATTTATCGAATTAAAGGATTTGTGGCAGTTCCCAATAAATCTATGCGGTTGGTGTTGCAGGGAGTAGGCGATCGCATAGAATATTTTTACGATCGTCCTTGGCAACCTAACGAACTTCGCGAAACGCGACTGGTTGCGATCGGTCGCGCTTTAGAGAAAATCCAAATTGAGTCAGCACTTTTAGAAACCGTTTAG
- a CDS encoding HupE/UreJ family protein: MSKFSLSIVPFQSKRPIAKRKRGFNPIAITGLGAGALLSMTTPVMAHHAFGNRTPANFFEGFLSGLAHPLIGLDHFAFIVAVGLLAVGLPRAALIPAGFILTALAGTGLHLLNLDLPGAEIAIATSVIALGIMLISQKRQNVKLIAALAAFAGLFHGYAYGEAIVGARMTPLFAYLLGFSIIQYLIALLALFIGIFVTKKFAHQPISPLRLAGLVISAIGISFLTASLIG, from the coding sequence ATGTCCAAATTCTCTTTATCCATTGTTCCATTTCAATCAAAAAGACCGATCGCCAAACGCAAACGGGGTTTTAACCCGATCGCGATTACAGGATTGGGAGCGGGAGCGCTCTTGAGCATGACTACTCCCGTGATGGCTCACCACGCCTTCGGTAACAGAACACCCGCCAATTTCTTTGAAGGATTCTTATCTGGACTGGCTCACCCGTTGATCGGCTTGGATCATTTCGCCTTTATCGTGGCTGTCGGGTTACTAGCTGTGGGATTGCCAAGAGCGGCTTTGATTCCCGCCGGATTTATTTTAACCGCACTGGCAGGCACCGGGCTTCACTTACTCAACCTTGACTTACCGGGAGCAGAAATTGCGATCGCCACTTCTGTCATTGCCTTAGGCATCATGCTAATTTCGCAAAAACGTCAAAATGTCAAGCTAATAGCAGCATTAGCTGCTTTCGCGGGTTTATTTCACGGTTATGCTTACGGTGAAGCCATTGTCGGCGCTCGAATGACACCCCTATTTGCATACTTGTTAGGCTTCAGCATCATCCAATATCTGATTGCTTTGCTAGCGCTATTCATTGGTATCTTTGTCACTAAAAAATTTGCTCATCAACCCATTTCTCCCCTCCGACTAGCTGGATTGGTAATTTCCGCAATAGGCATTAGTTTTCTAACCGCTTCATTAATCGGATAG